The Callospermophilus lateralis isolate mCalLat2 chromosome 3, mCalLat2.hap1, whole genome shotgun sequence genome has a segment encoding these proteins:
- the LOC143394791 gene encoding taste receptor cell protein 1-like — MGEQCLPAAATLLAAFMVVSASVLSLPSAHKDSGQSPLAPGASHLQVSKRALLALGVLTETSDNIVSLLGRELEAPGKRAEALSQGAAGGQEAPGNLSLDSSSHQLTPLGKTEVSGKATPVPASTSLNKSQSESLVTESADTMLAPGTRKITAMLQSWASPVRGTGKNFKIPGSSVTVQAPASATLGASATPRPTQVSARAPLVPTTPTPPRPPAWLSVRHTPIPSVQMPSVSTAGFFRPEASPSLTLAPRGPGKVVSLVSPGRLESAASMANTQPDTESFAPAVPGLSGLDMTSPALVAGSRPPQAAVASGLGPSGPLGPLPSVLPFFSPQPSAALPLSPSPSAISLSLSPSLSPPPPSPVLAPVSSLTTRARSPPPRLESVPVPSTPDSPLTPALLPATVPQPATHQGTLRPGWRVSSSPAPMTTLSVPSSSSLPSAAPSAGSPRVPAGAHPTQPYALPHPGQAVSLQDSTSSAPEPSYVTHYVTFKISSEVFSASQWNPEALEHRLLNEHVCHELQFIYRRAFPSFQGAHILEFRPGSGAVKASLVFGGWALGPSAREVLWILYRQVKASRGMLGHLFLDESSLAASGSPLTDLALETVCISFTAMKPFLPELVLPGSAPFVLLEDQILHLVTPVVSRFYKEHPQEGPLLLFSNADQWVRVSMEYKFQNSIPTHLRGLANHLAHSIMDPILQKSSIVANGEKAELVLYEMWLQILGQPFTKALKDKTSPEAQKLRQQLTRWLTRGLRSLQNFGQVVVEEFQPEPLTAKVGAIFFGATPAQTLIQDSVHQALYILQKDEGLRVEMVTLALGTCSSGASRQPGTPSPALLILNPLLVTLILFLPQVLK; from the exons ATGGGCGAGCAGTGTCTTCCAGCTGCTGCGACTCTCCTGGCTG CTTTCATGGTGGTCTCAGCTTCTGTCCTGTCCCTTCCTTCTGCTCACAAAGACTCTGGCCAGTCACCCTTGGCCCCTGGTGCATCTCATCTGCAAGTCAGCAAGAGGGCACTTCTGGCACTAGGCGTCCTGACAGAGACCTCTGATAACATCGTTTCCCTCCTTGGCAGGGAATTGGAAGCACCTGGGAAAAGGGCAGAAGCCCTCTCTCAGGGGGCAGCTGGGGGCCAAGAGGCTCCTGGAAACTTGTCCTTGGATTCCTCCTCACACCAGCTGACCCCCTTGGGAAAAACTGAGGTCTCAGGCAAGGCCACACCTGTCCCAGCATCAACATCACTGAATAAGTCCCAGTCAGAATCCTTAGTGACTGAATCTGCAGACACGATGTTGGCCCCTGGAACTCGGAAGATTACTGCCATGTTACAGTCGTGGGCTTCTCCTGTCCGTGGGACTGGGAAGAACTTCAAGATCCCTGGATCGTCTGTGACAGTCCAGGCTCCTGCCTCTGCAACCCTGGGGGCATCTGCCACCCCTAGACCAACTCAGGTGTCAGCCAGAGCACCCCTGGTCCCCACCACTCCTACACCCCCACGACCACCAGCCTGGCTCTCGGTCAGGCACACCCCCATTCCCAGTGTCCAGATGCCATCTGTCTCAACAGCAGGTTTCTTCAGGCCAGAAGCCTCCCCATCTCTGACATTGGCACCAAGGGGCCCAGGGAAGGTCGTGTCCTTGGTGTCCCCAGGCCGACTTGAGTCTGCTGCGTCAATGGCTAACACACAGCCAGACACAGAGTCCTTTGCCCCTGCAGTTCCAGGGTTGTCAGGGCTGGACATGACCTCCCCTGCCCTTGTGGCAGGCTCAAGACCACCCCAAGCTGCTGTGGCTTCTGGCCTGGGGCCCAGTGGTCCCCTGGGGCCATTGCCCTCAGTATTGCCATTCTTCTCCCCACAGCCCTCAGCAGCACtgcccctgtctccctccccatcagCCATATCTTTGTCACTGTCACCTTCCCTGTCACCACCGCCACCATCCCCAGTCCTGGCCCCAGTTTCCTCCCTCACCACCAGAGCCAGAAGTCCTCCTCCGCGCTTGGAGTCTGTGCCAGTGCCTTCAACCCCAGATTCTCCCCTCACACCTGCCCTGCTACCCGCGACAGTTCCACAGCCAGCCACACATCAAGGGACACTTCGGCCTGGGTGGAGAGTTTCTTCCAGCCCAGCCCCCATGACCACCCTGTCTGTCCCATCTTCCTCCAGTCTTCCCTCCGCTGCCCCTAGCGCTGGCTCCCCCAGGGTCCCTGCAGGTGCTCACCCCACCCAGCCTTACGCCTTGCCTCACCCTGGCCAGGCTGTCTCTTTGCAGGACTCAACATCTTCGGCCCCAGAACCCAGTTACGTAACCCACTATGTGACCTTCAAGATCTCCAGTGAAGTCTTCTCGGCTTCACAATGGAACCCTGAGGCCCTGGAGCATCGGCTGCTGAATGAGCACGTCTGCCACGAG CTGCAGTTCATCTACCGCAGGGCCTTCCCCAGCTTCCAGGGCGCCCATATCCTGGAGTTCAG GCCTGGCTCTGGAGCTGTAAAGGCCTCCCTTGTGTTCGGGGGCTGGGCTCTGGGCCCCTCTGCCCGGGAAGTCCTCTGGATTTTGTACCGCCAAGTGAAGGCCTCCAGGGGCATGCTGGGGCACCTGTTCCTGGATGAGAGCAGCCTTGCTGCTTCCG GGTCCCCCCTCACTGACTTAGCTCTGGAGACCGTCTGCATCAGTTTCACGGCCATGAAGCCCTTCCTGCCGGAGCTCGTCCTGCCTGGTTCTGCTCCCTTTGTCCTGCTGGAGGACCAGATCCTCCACCTG GTCACCCCTGTGGTGTCGAGATTCTACAAGGAGCACCCCCAGGAAGGCCCCCTGCTCCTTTTCAG TAACGCAGACCAATGGGTGAGAGTGTCCATGGAGTACAAGTTCCAGAACTCTATCCCCACCCACCTTAGAGGCCTGGCCAATCACCTGGCTCACAGCATCATGGATCCCATCCTCCAGAAATCCAGCATTGTGGCCAATG GGGAGAAGGCAGAGCTGGTGCTGTATGAGATGTGGCTGCAGATCCTAGGCCAACCCTTCACCAAGGCCTTGAAGGACAAAACCAGCCCTGAGGCCCAGAAGCTTCGGCAGCAGCTAACGAGATGG CTGACCAGGGGGCTCAGGTCTCTGCAGAACTTTGGCCAAGTGGTGGTGGAGGAGTTCCA GCCAGAACCACTGACTGCCAAAGTAGGTGCCATCTTCTTTGGGGCCACACCAGCCCAGACCCTCATTCAGGACAGCGTGCATCAGGCCCTGTACATCCTACAGAAAGATGAGGGCCTCCGGGTAGAGATGGTCACCCTAGCCCTGG GCACCTGCAGCTCCGGAGCTTCCCGTCAGCCTGGCACCCCCAGCCCCGCACTCCTCATCCTGAACCCCCTGCTTGTCACACTCATCCTTTTCCTG CCCCAGGTGTTGAAGTAG